From the genome of Nicotiana sylvestris chromosome 2, ASM39365v2, whole genome shotgun sequence, one region includes:
- the LOC104227328 gene encoding uncharacterized protein, whose product MYKILNGDDSTSALPTARSSLVSVPVDDTGYGSWRGTILVALFVRNKLDFINGSSVKPPDSSPLARQWQRCNDLVIYWLTNSLSKDSARSVEYPELAKDIWSELEKKYGQVNAVMVFELPKELAHIS is encoded by the exons ATGTACAAAATTTTGAATGGTGATGATTCCACATCTGCGTTACCAACTGCTC GGTCTTCATTAGTTTCTGTACCTGTTGATGATACTGGGTATGGGAGTTGGAGAGGAACCATTCTTGTGGCTTTGTTTGTTAGAAATAAACTGGATTTCATTAATGGATCTTCAGTTAAGCCTCCTGACAGTTCTCCCTTGGCGAGACAGTGGCAGAGGTGTAATGATTTGGTCATCTATTGGTTAACCAACTCCTTGTCTAAAGACAGTGCTCGTAGTGTTGAGTACCCTGAACTTGCCAAAGATATTTGGAGTGAGTTGGAGAAAAAATATGGTCAAGTAAATGCTGTAATGGTTTTTGAGCTTCCGAAAGAACTAGCTCACATCTCATAG